In Pangasianodon hypophthalmus isolate fPanHyp1 chromosome 29, fPanHyp1.pri, whole genome shotgun sequence, one genomic interval encodes:
- the LOC113524091 gene encoding uncharacterized protein LOC113524091, which translates to MNSQIAKKNQSLTTAEEMRNQTKLVMQPYANWEEYLTPAPLSIAILGELVFISSKTDFSINKNPPKDGYKYIKYPDSFRACLMQVCNSGWGAFNEAHKNMDQIRLHTMAVPDYMKTAVKILFQGNDEIVEAHLPDQLENIRVIADDCLELANATEKRFTDVINIIQELLEACVNAEHFYGEELDAIKKKLDEAKMRKQSSEEATKRSEKAMKAMEEQLKEAHAGYKEAMDSLPGGWEMIGMDFVAGLTESVTTLVNGVTAVITQPVNQLCQASRTIADTKHHIKDKESAVDGIDVINIYSKSAEILMCTVKVQEVVKDNTINWKDLYDQKNKATLTDFQADQFKRIKKGLEKTPNCKAKTDAQNICDEGITICAELAKYAPEGKCEETKTNELIERIRNLTESARSFDSKSKDVTKSPSLAPKPPMMYKEESKSEKMSVSQRASENARFRIEQSRAQLDKTREIYEKSVENMEKNQKELTEILITMRNCEVKEIDFNTTIQMLVKGMDAMGRVKEQWEKMVRFFQMVSNIVKTCLSRTLKDFVSTSEKTQSLSYNAKLFCKDLLYNQAFQATNIASLVHMISATYTEVSTNHIMDRVSSLGKLMAMDKEKPEFLSERLQLQESCDEAQKAILHLVLKNKNEFERKTAARLEKIDKELLAILPAAAPEEIKSIQAAVQSGFAEEEEADYA; encoded by the coding sequence ATGAATTCCCAAATTGCAAAGAAAAATCAAAGCCTCACCACAGCTGAGGAAATGAGAAACCAAACCAAGCTTGTGATGCAGCCGTATGCCAACTGGGAGGAGTATCTGACTCCTGCTCCACTCTCCATAGCCATCCTGGGAGAGCTGGTCTTCATCTCCTCCAAAACAGATTTCTCCATCAACAAGAACCCACCTAAAGATGGCTACAAGTATATCAAATACCCAGATTCATTTCGTGCCTGCCTCATGCAGGTGTGTAACTCTGGCTGGGGGGCTTTCAATGAGGCCCATAAGAACATGGATCAGATTAGACTCCACACCATGGCAGTTCCAGATTACATGAAGACGGCTGTGAAGATCCTTTTCCAAGGCAATGATGAGATTGTTGAAGCCCACCTCCCTGACCAGCTGGAGAACATTCGTGTCATTGCAGATGATTGTCTTGAGTTGGCcaatgcaacagaaaagcggTTCACTGATGTCATCAATATTATCCAGGAACTGCTAGAAGCATGTGTAAATGCTGAGCACTTTTATGGGGAGGAGCTGGATGCTATCAAGAAGAAATTGGATGAGGCCAAGATGAGGAAACAGTCATCAGAAGAAGCTACTAAACGCTCAGAGAAAGCAATGAAAGCCATGGAAGAGCAACTTAAGGAAGCACATGCAGGTTACAAAGAAGCAATGGATTCACTACCTGGTGGATGGGAGATGATTGGTATGGATTTTGTTGCAGGCTTGACTGAGAGTGTCACAACTCTTGTTAATGGAGTAACAGCTGTGATTACCCAGCCAGTGAACCAACTCTGTCAAGCTTCCAGAACAATTGCTGATACAAAGCATCACATTAAAGATAAAGAATCTGCTGTTGATGGTATtgatgtaattaatatttatagcaAATCTGCAGAAATCCTGATGTGCACAGTGAAGGTACAAGAGGTTGTGAAGGACAACACTATTAATTGGAAAGACTTGTATGATCAAAAGAATAAAGCTACATTAACAGATTTCCAGGCAGATCAGTTCAAAAGAATCAAGAAAGGTTTAGAAAAAACCCCAAACTGCAAAGCAAAAACTGATGCCCAAAACATATGTGATGAGGGCATTACAATCTGTGCAGAACTAGCAAAGTATGCACCAGAGGGGAAATGtgaagaaaccaaaacaaatgagCTGATTGAAAGGATCAGAAATCTGACTGAATCAGCTCGAAGTTTTGACAGCAAAAGTAAAGACGTCACAAAGTCTCCTTCCCTGGCTCCCAAACCACCAATGATGTATAAAGAAGAAAGTAAATCTGAGAAGATGAGTGTTTCACAAAGAGCATCAGAGAATGCCAGGTTCCGCATAGAGCAGAGCCGCGCTCAACTGGACAAGACCAGAGAGATCTATGAGAAGAGtgtagagaacatggagaagaaCCAAAAGGAGCTGACTGAAATCCTGATCACCATGAGGAACTGCGAGGTCAAAGAGATAGACTTTAACACCACTATACAAATGCTGGTCAAAGGTATGGATGCCATGGGGAGAGTGAAGGAGCAGTGGGAGAAGATGGTGCGCTTCTTTCAGATGGTGTCCAACATCGTGAAAACCTGCCTGAgcagaacccttaaagattttGTCTCCACATCTGAGAAGACACAATCACTTTCCTATAACGCAAAGCTCTTCTGCAAAGACCTGCTCTACAATCAAGCCTTTCAAGCCACTAACATCGCCAGCCTCGTCCACATGATCTCAGCAACCTACACAGAGGTTTCCACCAATCACATCATGGATCGTGTCAGCTCTCTGGGAAAACTGATGGCCATGGACAAGGAAAAGCCTGAGTTTCTTTCTGAGCGTCTGCAGTTACAGGAATCCTGTGATGAGGCCCAGAAAGCCATCTTACACCTTGTCCTCAAGAACAAGAATGAGTTTGAAAGGAAGACTGCTGCAAGACTGGAGAAGATTGACAAAGAGCTGCTCGCTATTCTCcctgctgctgctccagaaGAGATAAAGAGCATTCAAGCAGCTGTTCAAAGTGGATTCGCAGAAGAAGAGGAAGCAGACTACGCCTGA
- the LOC117596402 gene encoding germ cell-specific gene 1-like protein, which yields MACCSRLRSPRLSFLQTLFSLLLSFTSLFASNWCSGVQKVPKPLCSPLRQRTCTPSDLLTNGSAQFTWETGDDRFIFPTFHAGIWSCCEENIHKDEWEEKCRSFMALTPPSEKGIFWLCVLMELMYISLLCISCVLLMVQLSFSVWKPLLHHWGELLNAYAAVFTVLGGLVGMVGHMMFMQVFQVTASSGPEDFKPHRYGYSWAFYVAWVAFTCCMSAGVSTLNNYTKKVLMFGTKPKPDFYPLTPFYYPPVPPPPPSIPPPCPPPPPPLSPLSPYFCPPSPPPSFPPAPPSPHNLTHPSLSPLHSPLSPSSPLSPTPSITPSISPSIPALAFSPPQPLDEEYSSL from the exons ATGGCGTGCTGTTCTCGTCTTCGATCTCCCCGTCTGTCCTTCCTGCAGACGCtgttctctctcctcctgtcgtTCACCTCTCTGTTTGCGTCTAATTGGTGCTCGGGGGTCCAGAAGGTTCCGAAGCCGCTGTGTTCTCCTCTGCGCCAGCGCACCTGCACGCCGTCTGACCTGCTGACCAACGGCTCCGCCCAGTTTACCTGGGAAACTGGCGACGACCGCTTCATCTTCCCCACCTTCCACGCCGGGATCTGGAGCTGCTGTGAAGAAAACATACACAAGGATGAATGGG aagAGAAGTGTCGCAGTTTCATGGCTCTGACACCTCCATCAGAGAAAG GGATTTTCTGGCTGTGTGTGCTGATGGAGTTGATGTATATTAGTTTGTTGTGTATCAGTTGTGTGTTGCTGATGGTTCAGTTGAGTTTCTCTGTGTGGAAGCCCTTGCTTCATCACTGGGGAGAATTATTGAACGCTTATGCTGCTGTGTTCACTGTACTGGgag gtctaGTTGGAAtggtaggtcacatgatgttcATGCAGGTGTTCCAGGTGACAGCGTCCAGCGGACCGGAGGATTTTAAACCACACCGTTACGGATACTCCTGGGCCTTTTA cgtgGCCTGGGTGGCCTTCACCTGCTGTATGAGCGCCGGAGTTTCCACTCTGAATAATTACACCAAGAAAGTGCTGATGTTTGGGACAAAGCCAAAGCCTGACTTCTACCCCTTGACGCCATTCTATTACCCCCCGgttcctccccctcctccttccATTCCCCCTCCATGCCCTCCTCcgcctccccctctctccccgCTCTCTCCGTACTTCTGCCCTCCgtctcctcctccctctttccctcctgCCCCTCCATCTCCACACAACCTcactcatccctctctctctcccctccattcacctctctcaccttcttctcctctctctcctacTCCTTCCATtactccctccatctctccctccatccctgctctcgctttctctcctcctcagcCGTTAGATGAAGAATATAGCTCCCTGTAA